The region CACGGGCAGGGCCGGGAGTAGGGATGCGGCCGGCGCGGATCGCGGCGAACGTACGGCGGCTCCGTGCCCGCGTCAACGGTCGTTCAGACCGGGACGGTGCCGCCGGTGCGCCAGTACACGCCGGACTCGCGCGACAGCAGGTCCTCGTCGACGAGATAGCGGCGCACCGTGACGTAGTCGTCGGTGAACGCGCGCAGCATCGCGTTGACCTCGTTCTCCGGGTAGCGCTCCCCCGGCTCGAAAACCTGCACGACGTGGTCGAGCAGCACCCGCCGCTTCGACCGGTGCGCCGGCATCCGCGTGATCCGCCCGTCGCGGACGAACGCGCGCAGCACCTTCGCCGTCTCCGCGTCCGTGTCGCCGTAGTCCTCGGCCGGCGCGGGCACGCGCGCCGCCTCGCGCAGCGGCGTCAGGTCGAGCACCCACGTGGCACCGTCGGCGTGCACGATGCCCGCGTCCTCGAGACGCGC is a window of Frankiaceae bacterium DNA encoding:
- a CDS encoding DUF2087 domain-containing protein; translated protein: MSDAATLLGLLADDDRLRVVAALALGAVTTAEVRERTGLDARTAGRALARLEDAGIVHADGATWVLDLTPLREAARVPAPAEDYGDTDAETAKVLRAFVRDGRITRMPAHRSKRRVLLDHVVQVFEPGERYPENEVNAMLRAFTDDYVTVRRYLVDEDLLSRESGVYWRTGGTVPV